TGAAATCGCATTCGCGATTTCTATGGGTGCATTTCTAAGGGGAAAATCCCGAGGACCAAAGTCTCCCTAGAAAGGGACTAAACCCCGGGAATTCTCCGAATTCATCGGGGGAAATTTCTGAAAATTTCAGAGAAATTTCAGAGAAATTTTCCTGATATTTTACGTTGCGGGGTTTATTCAATAACTCTAATTTAAAACTAAATTGTGATATACTTTAAGCGCATTTTTTAAAATAAAAGGAGGATTTATATCATGGCAAAGATTAGTTTTGGCGGAGTAAAAGAAGAAGTGGTTATGCGTAAAGAATTTCCCATGTCAAAAGCGCGCAGGATTCTAAAAAATGAAACCATTGCTGTTATCGGATATGGTGTTCAGGGACCTGCTCAGTCGCTAAATATGAAGGATAACGGTTTCAATGTTATTATCGGTCAGTCAAAGAAATTTAAAAAAGACTGGGATCGCGCAAAAAAAGATGGCTGGAAACCCGGAAAAGATTTATTTGAAATGGAAGAAGCGGCGAAACGCGCAACAATTATTGAAATGCTGGTTTCTGATGCGGCTCAAAAAGAGATTTGGCCTGTTATAAAAAAATGCTTAAATCCGGGTGATGCTTTATATTTTTCGCACGGGTTTTCCATTGTGTATAAAAAACAAACAAAAATCATTCCCCAAAAAGATGTTGATGTGATTATGGTTGCTCCCAAAGGTTCGGGAACATCACTTCGTAGAAATTTTCTTTCAGGCGCGGGGATTAATGCCAGTTTTGCGGTTGAACAAGATTTCACCGGTCGAGCGAAAGAACGCTGTATGGCTTTAGGGATTGCCATTGGCGCAGGATATCTGTTCCCGACGACATTCAAAAAGGAAGTTTATAGTGATTTAACCGGCGAACGCGGTGTTCTTATGGGCGCTTTGGCGGGCATTATGGAAGCTCAATACAAAGTCCTTAGGAAACACGGCCACAGCCCGAGCGAAGCATTTAACGAAACAGTTGAAGAATTAACAGAGAGTTTAATTCGGCTTGTAAGCGAAAACGGTATGGATTGGATGTATGCAAACTGTTCGGCGACAGCCCAGCGCGGAGCTCTTGATTGGAAACCAAAATTCAGAGATGCAGTGATGCCTGTGTTCAAAGAACTATATAAAAGAGTAGCAAACGGCGCGGAAACTGCAAGAGTTTTATCCTCTTGTGGCAAGCCGAATTATCAAAAAGGACTCACCAAGGAACTTGACGCTATTGGTAATTCCGAAATGTGGTTAGCAGGTAAAGCGACTCGTGCCCTTAGACCTAAAGAACCTGCAAAGAAAATTTCTAAAGCAACTAAGGGAATGGGTGGAAGAAAATCCAATTAAACAGGGGTGATATGTTTTGGACATTATAGAACATAAAATCACGCTCAGGGGAGAAAAAGTTGTTCTTCGTCCCATAACTGAATATGATTGGGATGTAATATGGCGTTGGAATTACAATCCTGATGCTTTATTCTTTTCCGAAGGACGTAATCTCATCAAATCTTCTCCAAGTCAAATTCAGGAAGCGTATCGCCATATGACTAAAGAATCATTTGGTTTTATTATAGACGCAAATGATAAACCTATCGGTGATTGTTGGCTTCAGAAGGTGAATGTTGTAAAGATTTTAAGAGACCATCCTGTAAAACGGTGCAGGTGTATAGATTTACTTATAGGGGATATGGAATTTTTTAGTCGGGAGTTTGATATAGATATAATCAGGACAGTGACAAAATTTGGTTTTGATAAAGAAAATGCGGACATGATATTTGGTTGTGATATTCCTGATGATAATAAGCAAAGTTTAAAAGCTTTTAAAAAAGTTGGATATCAAATATACGATAAGGTTAGACAACTTCAGGGTAGTAAATCTCAGTATCTCTATAATGTTGTTTTAGTTAAATAACATTATCAGCCGTAAAAGGAGAAATATATGTCTAATGGAGCAGGTGCGGCTTTATATTACGCAATAATTGTGAATGCAATTAAAGCCTCAGGTGTAATCGGTATATTCATATGCTCTACCGGGAGCAAAGGAGAACGTGACTAAGTCTAATATGCCAAAAGATATCTCAATTGTTGAAACTAAAGAATCTTAGCTGTTGGTAATTGTGGCTTTGCTAACGGAACTCATTGATGTTATTGATAAACCAGAAGGAATAGATCCGCAAAAAGTTCTTCATAATTGTCAGGTTTTGCTTAACGAACCCAATTCACATTTTCTGGTAGCAAAAATTGACGGTTCTATAGTCGGATTTGTAAATTTATCAATTAAAATTTTATTTTCTCCGATATTTTTCTGAATTTCTCTTGACAAGATTAAATTGACATGTTAGACTCGTCTAACTTATAGGGGTAAGTCTGGGAGTCGGTAGTGATTATGAAGAAAAAGAAATTAAGTTCAAATATGGAAGATTATATGGAGGCAATTGCTGCCCTTAAAAAGAAAAAAGGTGTAGCCAGAGTTAGAGATGTCAGCCGACTGATGAATGTAAAGACTCCCAGCGTTACTGCTGCCTTAAATACTCTTTCTAAGAAAGGACTTATTATTCATGAGAGGTATGGCTATGTAGAAATTACTCCAGAGGGAGAAAAGTTGGCTCAAGGCGTTCAAAATCGGCATGATATGCTGCTTGAATTTCTAAGCAAAATTTTAAATATTGACCCCAAGATAGCTGCCGAAGATGCCTGCAGGATGGAACATTCCATGAGTCCTCAAACTTTCCAGAAGCTAACAAAGTTTATAGAGTTTGTAGAAACCTGCCCTGACCACGATAGACCCGATTGGTTAAAAAGTTTTGACCATTATTTTAAGACAGGTAAACGCTTAAGATGTAAGGTAAGGCAGATAAAACAGAAGATTAAAAAGTAAAGTAAATTTTTTTATTTTGAAAGTTAGAACTATCTAACATAGTTTTATCTATGAAACTAAAAAGGCAAGATAAATGGAATTAGTGCATTGTTAAATTATTTATCGGTCAGACTTTGTCTGCCCAGACGAGTTAGCAGTTTTGTCATGCCCGAATGTTTTAATCGGGCATCCAGTATGTAGAGATTCCCGCTTTAAAATTGCGGGAATGACACACTATCAGAAATTAATTGGACAGAACACTATTTGATCAAAAGAGAAAAATTAGCCAGGACGTCCTGAATGAGGTTGTAATCTCCATTCAGAAAATAAATTACGGGGAGGTGGTGATAACCATTCACGATTCAGAAATAGTTCAGATAGAAAAGAAGGAAAAGAAGAGGTTTAAAAATTAAACGTAAACCACTGTACAAACAGAACTGAAAAATAAATTATCAATCGCGGTATTGACCAGATAACCGGAAGTGCTGAAAAGAAGGAGGTAGCAGAGATGATGTCCATCGGTAGTGTTAAGTCAAAGATTTCTTTAACGGCTTTTCTTTTCTGCGTGTTAATTTGTTGCAGTTGTAGCGCCGAAGAAGAATCGTTAATTAACGTATTAGGTAAAAGAATCAGTATCAGTGGTGCGGTAGAGGTTGAAATATATTCAATGGATTACAAATCCAAAGATGATGAAGATATTCAGGAGAGTGATATTACATTATCAACTGTGGAATTAGGAATAGATGTAGTTCTCAATGAATATACAAAAGGGCATGTCCTTTTTCTATGGCAGGAAGATAATACGGAACAAGTAGAAGTAGATGAAGGGACTATAACCCTCGGCGGAACCCAAGATATCCCATATTATCTTACGGCAGGTAAAATGTATGTTCCGTTTGGCACGTTTAATAGCCACTTTGTAAGTGACCCCATAACTTTAGAGCTCGGGGAAACAAGAGAATCGGCAGTATTAGTAGGTTATGTCAATGATTATTTTGATTTTTCTCTCGGAGCTTTCAATGGAGACATAGATAAAAATGGGCAGGAAAATAAAATTGAAAGTTATATTACTTCCATTAAAGGAACAATATCTTCAGAAGATGTAGAAGATTTTGAAATTTCTCTTGGAGCATCTTATATTTCCAATATTGCCGATAGTAATGGTCTTGAAGCCGAAATGGTAAATGGCGAGATTGAGAATTATGTCCCGGGCTTCAGTAGTTTCTTAAGCATGAATTACAAAAAACTCACATTCGAGGCGGAATATCTTAGCGCAATGAAGAAATTTGAAGCCGGTGAGCTTAGTTTTGAGAATGGAGAAAACATAAAACCGAGCGCATGGAATTGTGAGTTAGCTTATGCAATTACCGAGAAATTGGAAGTTGCCGGGAAGTATGAAGGATCGGAAGATTTGTGGGATTTCCAACCCAAACAGCAATACGGATTAGTTCTATCTTACAACCTATTCGAAAACACAACAGTTGCTTTGGAATATCTTCACGGTAAATATGAAAATGAAGATGAAAGAAATTTAACAACAGCTCAATTAGCTATTGAGTTTTAGAGTAAGTCTTTAAAAGGAGGGGGTTTATGAATCAAATTGAAATATTAAGTGATTTAAAAACGCGCAGTAAAGGGAAAGTTAAAAAAATAATGGGACAACCGCAACTAAAAAAAAAGTTGAT
This genomic interval from bacterium contains the following:
- the ilvC gene encoding ketol-acid reductoisomerase, producing the protein MAKISFGGVKEEVVMRKEFPMSKARRILKNETIAVIGYGVQGPAQSLNMKDNGFNVIIGQSKKFKKDWDRAKKDGWKPGKDLFEMEEAAKRATIIEMLVSDAAQKEIWPVIKKCLNPGDALYFSHGFSIVYKKQTKIIPQKDVDVIMVAPKGSGTSLRRNFLSGAGINASFAVEQDFTGRAKERCMALGIAIGAGYLFPTTFKKEVYSDLTGERGVLMGALAGIMEAQYKVLRKHGHSPSEAFNETVEELTESLIRLVSENGMDWMYANCSATAQRGALDWKPKFRDAVMPVFKELYKRVANGAETARVLSSCGKPNYQKGLTKELDAIGNSEMWLAGKATRALRPKEPAKKISKATKGMGGRKSN
- a CDS encoding GNAT family N-acetyltransferase, translating into MDIIEHKITLRGEKVVLRPITEYDWDVIWRWNYNPDALFFSEGRNLIKSSPSQIQEAYRHMTKESFGFIIDANDKPIGDCWLQKVNVVKILRDHPVKRCRCIDLLIGDMEFFSREFDIDIIRTVTKFGFDKENADMIFGCDIPDDNKQSLKAFKKVGYQIYDKVRQLQGSKSQYLYNVVLVK
- a CDS encoding metal-dependent transcriptional regulator; the protein is MKKKKLSSNMEDYMEAIAALKKKKGVARVRDVSRLMNVKTPSVTAALNTLSKKGLIIHERYGYVEITPEGEKLAQGVQNRHDMLLEFLSKILNIDPKIAAEDACRMEHSMSPQTFQKLTKFIEFVETCPDHDRPDWLKSFDHYFKTGKRLRCKVRQIKQKIKK
- a CDS encoding YezD family protein codes for the protein MSQDVLNEVVISIQKINYGEVVITIHDSEIVQIEKKEKKRFKN
- a CDS encoding LbtU family siderophore porin, producing MMSIGSVKSKISLTAFLFCVLICCSCSAEEESLINVLGKRISISGAVEVEIYSMDYKSKDDEDIQESDITLSTVELGIDVVLNEYTKGHVLFLWQEDNTEQVEVDEGTITLGGTQDIPYYLTAGKMYVPFGTFNSHFVSDPITLELGETRESAVLVGYVNDYFDFSLGAFNGDIDKNGQENKIESYITSIKGTISSEDVEDFEISLGASYISNIADSNGLEAEMVNGEIENYVPGFSSFLSMNYKKLTFEAEYLSAMKKFEAGELSFENGENIKPSAWNCELAYAITEKLEVAGKYEGSEDLWDFQPKQQYGLVLSYNLFENTTVALEYLHGKYENEDERNLTTAQLAIEF